The following proteins are co-located in the Patescibacteria group bacterium genome:
- the rplI gene encoding 50S ribosomal protein L9 → MLVTLLENVASLGAEGQSVEVPEGYATHFLFPQHLAVEGGEKTLKEIKSQEPTKAELAEEKLAAEIDGLEVVIPVKSVKGKPKSAVTATEIRKGLKELGYTVPKDAIKTLQLNNFTTSDVPVEFSSGFEAQIKVTLEPA, encoded by the coding sequence ATGCTCGTCACCCTCTTGGAAAACGTCGCGTCGCTTGGCGCCGAAGGCCAAAGTGTAGAAGTCCCGGAAGGGTACGCTACGCATTTTTTGTTTCCTCAGCACCTTGCTGTCGAGGGCGGAGAGAAGACACTAAAGGAGATCAAGAGCCAAGAGCCAACAAAGGCTGAACTGGCAGAAGAGAAACTGGCAGCCGAGATTGACGGTCTCGAGGTTGTCATCCCGGTGAAGTCGGTCAAAGGCAAACCAAAGTCCGCAGTCACTGCCACCGAGATCAGAAAGGGGCTGAAGGAACTCGGCTACACTGTGCCTAAGGACGCTATTAAAACTTTACAACTCAACAACTTTACAACTTCAGATGTCCCTGTGGAGTTCTCCTCTGGCTTCGAAGCACAAATAAAGGTTACCCTAGAGCCGGCCTAA
- a CDS encoding NifU family protein encodes MREAVEKALLGVSEALKIHAGGIELVDCDEASGVVKVRFTGMCSSCMLQAVTLQDGVAVMLHETVPQIKEVVQVA; translated from the coding sequence ATGCGTGAAGCTGTTGAAAAGGCCCTTTTGGGGGTGTCAGAAGCCCTTAAAATCCATGCCGGGGGCATAGAATTAGTGGATTGTGACGAAGCTTCGGGAGTGGTGAAGGTTCGTTTTACGGGTATGTGTTCTTCTTGTATGCTCCAGGCCGTTACGCTTCAAGACGGGGTGGCGGTCATGTTGCATGAAACGGTGCCTCAAATTAAAGAAGTGGTTCAGGTTGCTTAG
- a CDS encoding UDP-N-acetylglucosamine--N-acetylmuramyl-(pentapeptide) pyrophosphoryl-undecaprenol N-acetylglucosamine transferase, with translation MKTVLFTGGGTLGPVTPLLSAARLLRDRNPEVKIVWIGTPEGPERELVERDGYEFRVLSAPKLDRTRLWTLPFIIPQFIVSSIKAYSMLQDIEPLTVVSAGAYVSVPVAFMAKVLGIPVVIEQLDVTPGIANKLMAKIAKKIFVTWPENLSVFPKGKTEVAGGSVRKSMLLGEAHLARERFGLHRPLPTVLIIGGGTGAASMNDMFVTIGPELVKSANVIHLTGKGKMLPALEKIGDGYKAVEFLGESLADAYALADVVVARAGMGTIMEVAALKKPTILIPIAGSHQEQNAQAVESRGACFVLSPGATPQNLLQVIQKLSHDDLKRADLSEAAGKLFAFELDEKLVSAVECIHDLGNAGQTLG, from the coding sequence ATGAAAACCGTTTTATTCACCGGTGGAGGTACGCTTGGTCCGGTCACTCCGCTTTTGTCAGCGGCGCGGCTTTTGCGTGACAGAAATCCGGAGGTGAAAATTGTTTGGATCGGTACGCCGGAGGGACCCGAGCGAGAACTGGTCGAGCGTGACGGCTACGAGTTTAGAGTGCTCTCGGCGCCCAAGTTGGACCGTACTAGACTTTGGACGCTGCCGTTTATTATTCCGCAATTTATTGTGAGTTCGATCAAGGCATACTCGATGCTCCAGGATATCGAGCCGTTGACTGTTGTAAGCGCGGGCGCCTACGTGAGTGTGCCTGTCGCATTCATGGCGAAGGTTCTTGGAATCCCCGTGGTAATCGAGCAGCTTGATGTGACGCCGGGCATTGCCAACAAACTGATGGCAAAAATTGCGAAAAAGATTTTCGTCACTTGGCCAGAAAATCTTTCAGTCTTTCCAAAAGGGAAGACCGAGGTGGCTGGTGGGTCCGTTAGGAAGTCCATGTTGCTCGGCGAAGCGCATCTGGCTCGCGAAAGATTTGGGCTTCATCGGCCATTGCCAACAGTCCTTATTATTGGCGGCGGTACTGGCGCGGCTAGCATGAACGACATGTTTGTGACCATTGGTCCTGAGCTCGTGAAATCCGCGAATGTTATTCACTTAACGGGGAAGGGCAAGATGCTGCCAGCTCTGGAAAAGATCGGCGACGGTTATAAAGCCGTTGAGTTTTTGGGCGAGTCGCTGGCTGATGCGTATGCACTTGCGGATGTCGTCGTCGCCCGTGCGGGCATGGGAACCATCATGGAAGTAGCTGCACTCAAGAAACCGACCATCTTGATTCCAATCGCTGGTTCGCATCAAGAACAAAACGCGCAGGCTGTCGAATCTCGCGGCGCCTGTTTCGTCTTGTCTCCAGGCGCAACTCCGCAAAACCTTCTTCAAGTAATCCAAAAACTTTCGCACGATGACCTGAAGCGAGCGGATCTGTCGGAAGCTGCAGGAAAGTTGTTCGCGTTTGAACTCGACGAAAAACTTGTGTCGGCGGTAGAGTGTATCCATGACCTGGGAAATGCCGGACAAACATTGGGTTAA
- a CDS encoding CTP synthase codes for MQHSYLFIVGGVMSGVGKGTSSAALALTLKAKGYKITMMKIDPYVNVDAGTMNPLEHGEVFVTIDGDETDQDIGTYERFLNEDITRLNYMTTGRVYQSVIARERNLEYGGKCVEVVPHVPEEIIRRIKAAAENAQADITIIEVGGTVGEYQNILFLEAARMMQGELGRDRVQFVLVSYLPVPRSIGEMKTKPTQYAVRELNGTGILPNFIVGRSEMPIDKPRKEKIAQFCAVPAEHIISAPDVKSIYDIPDIFEGQEFAMKILHSFGLMPHGNKLEEWNAFTAKIRSAQKEIRVGVVGKYFSTGDFVLSDVYLSVLEAIKHAGAAVGVKPVIEWLNAEEFDQNPDKLESLRDLQAIVVPGGFGSRGIEGKIKVIEFARKNKIPYLGLCYGMQLAVIEYARNVLGWADANTTEIDKLTSHPVIDFLPGQDENVEKGKYGGTLRLGSYDCLLAPGTKSIDAYGRTTISERHRHRYEFNNTFRVELEQAGLIIAGTSPDGSLVEMIEHKEHPFFVGVQFHPEFQSRPLAPHPLFVALLTGRE; via the coding sequence ATGCAACATTCCTACTTGTTTATTGTGGGCGGAGTCATGAGTGGTGTGGGCAAGGGGACATCGAGTGCGGCTTTGGCCCTTACACTTAAGGCTAAAGGGTACAAAATTACGATGATGAAGATCGATCCTTACGTAAACGTAGACGCGGGAACGATGAATCCTTTGGAACATGGTGAAGTTTTTGTAACCATCGACGGCGACGAGACCGATCAAGATATTGGAACCTACGAACGCTTTTTAAACGAAGACATTACTCGTCTCAACTACATGACGACGGGTCGAGTCTACCAATCGGTCATCGCCCGCGAGCGGAATCTAGAGTACGGCGGGAAGTGTGTGGAGGTAGTTCCACATGTTCCCGAGGAGATCATCCGACGAATCAAAGCTGCAGCAGAAAATGCACAGGCCGATATTACGATTATCGAGGTCGGCGGGACGGTCGGCGAGTACCAGAACATTTTGTTCCTTGAAGCTGCCCGCATGATGCAGGGCGAGCTCGGACGCGACCGCGTGCAGTTTGTACTCGTTAGTTATTTGCCGGTGCCGAGATCAATTGGTGAGATGAAGACGAAGCCTACTCAGTACGCCGTACGCGAGTTAAACGGTACGGGAATTCTTCCAAACTTTATTGTTGGTCGCTCAGAAATGCCGATCGATAAGCCTCGTAAGGAAAAGATCGCGCAGTTTTGTGCTGTTCCGGCCGAGCATATTATCTCCGCTCCGGACGTAAAAAGCATTTACGACATTCCCGATATCTTTGAAGGTCAGGAATTCGCCATGAAGATTCTGCACAGCTTTGGCCTTATGCCACACGGCAACAAGCTGGAGGAATGGAACGCCTTCACGGCTAAGATTCGATCGGCGCAAAAGGAAATCCGCGTGGGCGTGGTTGGCAAGTATTTTTCTACCGGCGACTTTGTGTTATCGGACGTGTATCTCTCGGTGCTTGAAGCGATCAAGCATGCTGGCGCGGCTGTTGGCGTTAAACCGGTGATCGAGTGGTTGAATGCTGAAGAGTTTGATCAGAATCCGGACAAGTTAGAATCGCTTAGAGATCTCCAGGCGATCGTCGTCCCTGGCGGGTTCGGTTCGCGTGGCATCGAGGGGAAAATAAAAGTCATCGAGTTCGCCCGCAAGAACAAGATTCCGTACCTCGGTCTGTGTTACGGCATGCAATTGGCGGTTATCGAATACGCCCGGAACGTGCTCGGTTGGGCTGATGCGAACACGACCGAGATCGACAAATTGACTAGTCATCCGGTGATTGATTTTCTTCCGGGACAGGACGAGAATGTGGAGAAGGGTAAGTACGGCGGAACGCTCCGCCTCGGTTCCTATGACTGTCTCTTAGCACCTGGCACGAAGTCAATCGATGCTTACGGGCGCACGACGATCTCAGAGCGACACCGTCACCGCTATGAGTTCAACAATACTTTTCGCGTCGAGCTTGAACAGGCTGGTTTGATAATTGCCGGCACCTCGCCCGACGGCTCACTCGTAGAAATGATCGAGCACAAAGAGCATCCGTTCTTTGTAGGCGTGCAGTTTCACCCCGAGTTCCAAAGCCGGCCGCTAGCTCCACACCCGCTCTTTGTGGCTCTCCTTACTGGGCGGGAATAA
- a CDS encoding NUDIX domain-containing protein, which translates to MQTETPNFKRRSISSRNKPGGGKHRTEVSAGGLVFKRTKTGVVFAMVVDSYGKWAFPKGHVKLDERYREAAVREIREEMGLTRLRTIARLDTIDIWFRDRFVHKGSLIHKYIHYFLFEAHPDAILIKPAPQEQGETIKDVAWVPADELLKRSSYKDMLGIIKKALRLCSSPSWKTSRRLAPKAKV; encoded by the coding sequence ATGCAAACCGAGACCCCCAACTTCAAAAGGCGATCGATCTCCTCAAGAAATAAGCCAGGAGGAGGCAAGCACCGCACGGAAGTCTCCGCTGGAGGCTTAGTTTTCAAGCGCACAAAAACCGGCGTGGTCTTTGCGATGGTCGTGGATAGTTACGGCAAATGGGCGTTCCCCAAAGGCCATGTGAAGCTGGACGAGCGCTACCGGGAAGCGGCCGTGCGCGAGATTCGTGAAGAGATGGGACTCACGCGCCTCAGAACCATCGCCAGACTCGACACGATCGACATCTGGTTCCGCGATCGCTTCGTCCATAAGGGCAGCCTGATCCATAAGTACATCCACTATTTCTTGTTCGAAGCCCATCCGGACGCCATCCTGATAAAACCAGCGCCGCAGGAACAGGGGGAGACCATTAAGGACGTAGCCTGGGTCCCGGCCGATGAACTGCTTAAACGTTCGAGCTACAAGGATATGCTTGGTATAATCAAGAAGGCATTACGCCTATGCTCGTCACCCTCTTGGAAAACGTCGCGTCGCTTGGCGCCGAAGGCCAAAGTGTAG
- the ftsW gene encoding putative lipid II flippase FtsW gives MSDRTLLVLLSGLVLFGLAMLASASWPLGFDKFHDGYYFLKHQVIFGLIPGVIGAVIASRIPYSFYRDYAFLMLLVSIGLLVLVFVPGLQADFGSSKSWITLGSFSIQPSEIVKLTFLIYLAAWMEKRSKDDLHNINTGLIPFMTILGIVMGLLILEPDTGSMAIIVAMSLAVYFVAGAPLRYFFIFGGLGAGLFWLLIRFSPYRAARFMTFLHPELDPQGVGYHINQALLAIGSGGIFGRGYGHSVQKFQYLPEVEGDSIFAVAGEELGFILILAFLVLYVAFLWRGLTIADKAPDAFGRYLAVGIVAWIGIQAFVNIGAMVGVLPITGVPLPFVSYGGTSLAVCLTAAGILLNISKEMKEV, from the coding sequence ATGTCGGACCGAACACTCTTGGTCCTGCTTTCCGGTCTCGTGCTCTTCGGCCTGGCGATGTTGGCATCTGCGTCCTGGCCGCTTGGCTTTGATAAGTTTCACGACGGCTACTATTTTTTGAAGCACCAGGTGATCTTCGGTCTCATTCCGGGTGTCATTGGCGCTGTTATCGCTTCCCGGATTCCGTACTCGTTTTACCGAGATTATGCGTTTCTCATGTTGCTCGTTTCGATTGGTCTTCTTGTCTTGGTGTTCGTTCCCGGATTGCAGGCTGACTTTGGTTCATCTAAGAGTTGGATTACACTTGGCAGTTTTTCCATTCAGCCGTCTGAGATCGTTAAACTTACTTTCTTGATCTACCTTGCGGCATGGATGGAGAAACGATCAAAGGACGATTTGCACAACATAAATACCGGACTGATTCCGTTCATGACCATCCTTGGCATTGTGATGGGCCTCTTAATTCTCGAGCCCGATACCGGATCAATGGCCATTATTGTTGCGATGTCGCTGGCCGTTTATTTTGTGGCGGGGGCGCCGCTCAGATATTTTTTTATCTTTGGCGGACTTGGCGCCGGTTTATTTTGGCTTTTGATAAGGTTTTCACCCTATCGAGCCGCCCGGTTCATGACCTTCCTGCATCCAGAGCTCGACCCGCAGGGGGTTGGCTATCATATTAACCAAGCCTTGCTCGCCATTGGTTCCGGTGGAATCTTTGGCCGAGGCTACGGGCATAGTGTGCAGAAGTTTCAGTATTTGCCAGAAGTAGAAGGCGACAGCATTTTTGCCGTGGCCGGTGAGGAACTGGGCTTTATTCTTATCTTGGCTTTTCTGGTCCTCTACGTCGCCTTTCTTTGGCGAGGCCTGACGATCGCTGATAAGGCGCCTGATGCTTTTGGCCGATACCTCGCTGTCGGGATTGTGGCCTGGATCGGTATTCAAGCGTTCGTGAATATTGGCGCCATGGTTGGCGTTCTGCCCATCACCGGTGTACCGCTCCCGTTTGTCAGCTACGGCGGAACGTCACTTGCGGTATGCTTAACGGCAGCGGGGATACTCCTGAATATTTCGAAGGAGATGAAAGAGGTATGA
- the mraY gene encoding phospho-N-acetylmuramoyl-pentapeptide-transferase produces the protein MVDPFAIGKILLLSTLAFVVAIAWTPALTHFLYKYRLGKSIRSAVKAPMFAELHKKKAGVPTMGGTLMWGTALFLALFFALIAGLFPSSPLAPLSFLTRSQTWLPLAVLVAAGLVGIVDDLFNILKIGPDGGGIRFRERIVLYTIIAAIGAWWFYFKLGFDALHIPFAGDISIGPWYILLFILVIVATSFSVNQTDGLDGLAGGTLASAFAAYAIIALLEGKFELAALCGVIVGATLAFLWFNIYPARFIMGDTGAMSLGVTLGVVAMLTNTVALLPIIGIVFVVEALTTLIQIASKKLVKMKLLQKKVFLIAPIHHHFEAKGWPEPKVVMRFWVISWIGAGIGLILALLDPSFFS, from the coding sequence ATGGTTGATCCCTTCGCGATTGGCAAAATACTCCTCCTCTCTACTTTAGCTTTTGTCGTGGCTATAGCCTGGACGCCGGCTTTAACGCACTTTTTGTATAAGTACCGCTTAGGCAAAAGTATTCGGAGCGCGGTGAAGGCGCCCATGTTTGCGGAGCTGCACAAAAAGAAAGCTGGCGTGCCCACTATGGGCGGAACTCTCATGTGGGGTACGGCGCTGTTTTTGGCCTTATTTTTTGCCTTGATCGCCGGGTTATTTCCCAGCAGCCCTCTTGCTCCGTTAAGTTTTCTGACGCGCTCACAGACTTGGCTCCCGCTCGCCGTGCTCGTGGCCGCTGGTTTGGTGGGTATAGTCGACGACCTATTTAATATCTTGAAGATCGGTCCTGACGGTGGCGGAATTCGTTTCCGCGAGCGAATAGTCCTCTACACTATTATTGCGGCTATCGGCGCGTGGTGGTTTTATTTTAAACTTGGTTTTGACGCGCTCCACATTCCTTTTGCCGGCGATATTTCCATTGGACCTTGGTACATTCTCCTTTTTATCCTCGTCATTGTCGCTACTTCGTTCTCCGTTAATCAGACTGATGGGCTTGACGGACTGGCTGGTGGAACGCTCGCCTCGGCCTTTGCCGCCTACGCCATTATTGCTTTGCTCGAGGGTAAATTTGAACTGGCCGCCCTGTGCGGAGTCATTGTTGGCGCGACGCTTGCCTTCCTCTGGTTCAACATCTATCCGGCGCGTTTTATTATGGGGGATACAGGGGCAATGAGTCTTGGGGTCACGCTCGGAGTGGTGGCGATGCTGACAAACACGGTAGCCCTTTTGCCGATCATCGGTATCGTGTTTGTAGTCGAAGCGCTCACCACCTTGATTCAGATCGCCTCGAAGAAACTCGTCAAAATGAAACTTTTGCAGAAGAAAGTATTTTTGATCGCGCCTATTCATCATCACTTTGAGGCCAAGGGCTGGCCAGAGCCAAAAGTGGTCATGCGCTTTTGGGTAATTTCGTGGATCGGCGCCGGAATTGGCCTGATCCTTGCCCTTCTTGATCCAAGTTTCTTTTCTTAG
- a CDS encoding S41 family peptidase, protein MPHSFKALILVVGSAAVFSGGFIAGRVPSVSGAAPSSDTISNMGALPPFALKDVDFNMFWDVWKLAKSQYVDQPVSDKDLFYGALDGMVFGLQDHYSTFFDPESAQAFNDELDGTFFGIGAQIGLDKDGFITVIAPLPGTPADKAGILAEDHILAIDTVDTTGMSVDEAVKKIRGEKGTSVKLVILSKGAKTPKTVEITRDEISVKSVTWKMRDDGIAVITVTIFNEDTTKLFADAVTDIMKKNAQGLVVDLRNDPGGLLDSAINLAGYWMDGKTAVMEEVRGKRTETIARGNNLLSKMPTMVLVNGGSASASEILSGALQDYHFAGLVGEKTFGKGSVQEYHDLPDGSAVKITVARWLTPLGRSIDKEGIMPDTVVPFTVEDLHANRDPQLQKAIDLLKK, encoded by the coding sequence TTGCCCCATTCTTTTAAGGCACTTATTTTGGTAGTCGGGTCCGCGGCGGTTTTCTCTGGGGGCTTTATTGCCGGCCGAGTGCCGTCTGTCAGCGGGGCTGCTCCAAGCTCCGATACCATCTCTAACATGGGCGCACTCCCGCCTTTCGCCCTGAAGGACGTGGACTTTAATATGTTTTGGGATGTTTGGAAGTTAGCTAAATCACAGTACGTTGACCAGCCAGTTTCAGATAAAGATCTCTTTTACGGTGCGCTCGATGGTATGGTGTTTGGTTTGCAGGACCACTACTCTACATTTTTTGATCCGGAGAGCGCGCAAGCGTTTAATGACGAACTGGACGGTACGTTTTTTGGTATCGGCGCTCAGATCGGCCTTGATAAAGACGGTTTTATTACCGTGATCGCCCCACTGCCGGGGACGCCGGCTGATAAAGCCGGCATCTTGGCTGAGGATCATATTTTGGCGATTGATACGGTCGATACTACCGGCATGAGTGTTGATGAGGCAGTGAAAAAGATTCGCGGTGAAAAGGGCACGTCAGTGAAGCTCGTGATTCTTTCTAAAGGCGCAAAGACGCCAAAGACAGTGGAGATTACTCGCGATGAAATCTCCGTGAAGAGTGTAACGTGGAAAATGCGTGATGATGGCATCGCGGTGATTACCGTGACGATCTTTAACGAAGACACAACTAAATTGTTTGCTGACGCCGTAACGGACATCATGAAGAAAAATGCCCAGGGCTTGGTTGTGGACCTGCGGAATGATCCAGGTGGTCTGCTCGATTCGGCAATTAATCTGGCCGGTTATTGGATGGATGGTAAAACCGCGGTCATGGAAGAAGTGCGCGGCAAGCGTACCGAGACAATTGCCCGCGGAAACAATCTTCTCTCGAAGATGCCAACCATGGTGCTTGTGAACGGCGGTTCGGCCTCGGCTTCGGAAATTTTGTCCGGTGCCTTACAGGATTATCACTTTGCAGGTTTGGTCGGCGAGAAAACATTCGGTAAAGGTTCGGTTCAGGAATATCATGATTTGCCAGATGGCAGCGCGGTGAAGATTACCGTGGCTCGCTGGTTGACTCCGCTTGGCCGGTCGATTGATAAAGAAGGCATCATGCCTGACACGGTTGTCCCATTTACGGTAGAAGACTTACATGCAAACCGAGACCCCCAACTTCAAAAGGCGATCGATCTCCTCAAGAAATAA
- a CDS encoding PEGA domain-containing protein codes for MRKTTRQILFFFFAGAFLVSAPLVVLYTAGYRLSLNNYRVLETGAIATSTSPRGATVLVDAKKESAKTPAVIQNILPHDTRVRFERAGYIPWEQTVPVSAGRTTYVSAVLFADTEPEKFMAFGTGSVFAHSTNGRYLLILNPDMDGTNVTLYDNLTRFAKTLSKLPHATTPYSAAYGESENLFVVSAGGTPVIGFTVNGERVDGNAIPRTGTNAPVTLVDNGENVEVRPARSNTQTVLALLPKGAYSTVAFDDEFVVLKDERRVLTVVSLAGNNAISLDSPAVTLSWLPDFHLLAWSDGVEVNSYDATTGERTFFTRQSDLITSLAWHPSGSAVLVGTSTHITAIDKEAFNNRVSTLLLDSKSALLDMWLDKAGKNLYIIRNRDGFPTLERRRLVQ; via the coding sequence ATGCGTAAAACAACCCGCCAAATCCTCTTTTTCTTCTTTGCTGGGGCTTTCTTAGTATCTGCACCGCTCGTGGTGCTCTACACCGCTGGCTACCGGTTAAGTTTGAACAACTACCGCGTGCTGGAAACGGGCGCGATTGCCACCAGCACCAGTCCACGGGGAGCAACTGTGTTGGTTGACGCCAAAAAAGAATCGGCCAAAACCCCAGCCGTGATTCAGAATATTTTACCGCATGACACGCGCGTCAGGTTTGAACGCGCCGGCTATATTCCCTGGGAACAAACCGTACCGGTCAGCGCCGGCCGAACCACCTACGTTTCGGCGGTGCTCTTTGCAGACACTGAGCCAGAAAAGTTTATGGCGTTTGGCACAGGCTCGGTCTTTGCCCATTCAACCAACGGCCGATATCTCTTGATCCTAAATCCAGACATGGATGGCACAAACGTGACCCTCTACGATAATTTGACTCGTTTTGCCAAAACGCTGTCCAAGTTGCCACACGCCACGACTCCTTACAGCGCAGCCTACGGGGAAAGCGAAAATCTTTTTGTCGTCTCAGCCGGTGGTACGCCGGTCATCGGCTTCACCGTTAACGGCGAACGAGTGGACGGCAACGCGATTCCCCGGACCGGTACAAATGCTCCGGTCACGCTTGTGGACAACGGGGAGAATGTAGAAGTCCGCCCGGCTCGGAGTAATACGCAAACTGTCCTAGCGCTTCTACCGAAGGGGGCGTACTCGACCGTTGCCTTTGATGATGAATTTGTGGTTTTGAAAGATGAGCGTCGGGTCCTAACTGTTGTTTCGCTGGCTGGAAATAATGCCATCTCTCTAGACTCCCCCGCCGTCACGCTCAGCTGGTTGCCTGATTTTCATCTCCTAGCCTGGTCTGATGGCGTTGAAGTCAACAGCTATGACGCCACCACCGGTGAGCGGACATTCTTCACCCGCCAAAGCGATCTCATCACCTCGCTTGCTTGGCATCCAAGCGGTTCGGCAGTCCTAGTCGGCACCTCGACGCACATCACAGCCATAGACAAAGAGGCCTTCAATAACCGTGTTTCAACCTTACTCTTGGACTCAAAATCTGCTCTCCTTGATATGTGGCTCGATAAAGCCGGCAAAAACCTCTACATCATTAGGAATAGAGATGGATTCCCTACTCTTGAACGAAGAAGGCTGGTGCAGTAA
- a CDS encoding YdcF family protein, protein MLFIPSCEVAAIDTLEGTETEIRLKAGLEEWKKGAFDVIAVAGGVYLPPELQTRPSGTLMKEWLLTRGLTEHQVVAETNSRDTYENISGVVSALWGRPIERIAVITQWQHALRFWVTFRRAHGVKAEIIPLWYSPGLSRFLKEWLFLLIHVFDATGTSPLVMKNKQNCTFPKPATS, encoded by the coding sequence GTGTTGTTCATTCCGAGTTGCGAAGTGGCGGCCATCGACACCCTCGAGGGCACGGAGACGGAAATCCGCTTGAAAGCGGGGCTCGAAGAGTGGAAAAAGGGAGCGTTCGACGTCATCGCCGTGGCTGGCGGGGTGTACCTACCGCCGGAGCTGCAGACGCGACCGTCGGGAACCCTCATGAAGGAGTGGCTCCTCACGCGCGGACTCACGGAGCACCAGGTGGTGGCCGAGACGAACTCTCGGGACACGTACGAGAACATCTCCGGCGTGGTCTCTGCACTCTGGGGACGGCCGATCGAACGAATCGCCGTCATCACGCAGTGGCAGCACGCGTTGCGGTTCTGGGTGACCTTCCGACGCGCCCACGGCGTGAAGGCGGAGATCATCCCGTTGTGGTACTCCCCCGGGCTGAGTCGGTTCCTCAAAGAGTGGCTGTTCCTGCTCATTCACGTGTTCGATGCCACAGGAACAAGTCCGCTCGTCATGAAGAACAAACAGAACTGCACGTTCCCCAAGCCGGCGACCAGCTGA
- the rpmA gene encoding 50S ribosomal protein L27, protein MAHKLAQGSTRNGRDSQPKQLGVKRSDGTTVKTGEILIRQRGTKIHPGKNVKVGTDFTIYAMKDGVVKFMKKQSPNFVGALKLRTYVSVV, encoded by the coding sequence ATGGCACATAAACTTGCCCAAGGTTCTACAAGAAACGGCCGAGATTCGCAACCCAAGCAGCTTGGCGTTAAGCGTTCTGATGGCACCACCGTCAAAACCGGCGAAATTTTGATCCGCCAGCGCGGTACCAAAATCCACCCTGGAAAGAACGTGAAAGTCGGTACCGACTTCACTATCTACGCCATGAAGGACGGCGTAGTAAAGTTCATGAAGAAGCAATCCCCGAACTTCGTGGGTGCGCTCAAACTCCGCACTTACGTGTCCGTTGTCTAA